A single genomic interval of Labeo rohita strain BAU-BD-2019 chromosome 13, IGBB_LRoh.1.0, whole genome shotgun sequence harbors:
- the ap3m1 gene encoding AP-3 complex subunit mu-1, producing MIHSLFLINNAGDLFLEKHWKSVISRSVCDYFFEAREKAVEPDNVPPVIRTPHHYLINIYREKIFFVSVIQTEVPPLFVIEFLHRVAETFQDYFGECSETTIKDNVVIVYELLEEMLDNGFPLATESNILKELIRPPTILRTMVNTITGSSNVGETLPTGQLSTIPWRRAGVKYTNNEAYFDVVEEIDAILDKSGTTVFAEIQGVIDACVKLSGMPDLTLSFMNPRLLDDVSFHPCVRYKRWESERVISFIPPDGNFQLMSYHISAQNLVAIPVYVKQNISFFETGSSGRLDITVGPKQTMGKTVECLVVTVHMPKVVLSANLNATQGTYNYDPVTKILVWDIGKLNSQKLPNLKGSLSLQSGAPKPEENPSLNIDLKIQQLAISGLKVNRLDMYGEKYKPFKGVKYVTKAGKFQVRT from the exons ATGATTCACAGCTTGTTTCTGATAAACAATGCTGGCGATTTATTCCTGGAGAAACACTGGAAGAGTGTCATAAGCCGCTCGGTCTGCGATTATTTTTTCGAAGCACGAGAGAAGGCAGTGGAACCTGACAATGTGCCTCCTGTCATCCGCACCCCTCATCACTATCTCATAAACATCTACCGTGAGAAGATCTTCTTTGTTTCTGTCATCCAAACAGAAGTGCCTCCGCTCTTTGTTATAGAATTTCTGCATCGAGTCGCAGAGACATTTCAG GACTATTTTGGAGAATGTTCTGAGACTACAATCAAGGACAATGTGGTCATAGTGTACGAGCTCTTGGAGGAAATGTTGGATAATGGCTTCCCCCTCGCTACAGAATCCAACATCTTGAAGGAACTCATCAGACCTCCCACAATCCTGCGGACGATGGTTAACACCATCACAG GCAGTAGTAATGTTGGCGAAACGCTTCCTACTGGTCAGCTCTCCACTATTCCATGGAGAAGAGCAGGTGTAAAATACACCAATAATGAGGCTTACTTTGATGTGGTGGAAGAAATCGATGCCATCCTGGATAAGTCTG GAACTACAGTTTTTGCAGAAATCCAAGGAGTTATTGATGCTTGTGTCAAGCTCTCTGGCATGCCAGATCTTACTCTCTCATTTATG AACCCCAGACTTCTGGACGATGTGAGCTTTCATCCATGCGTTCGTTATAAGAGATGGGAAAGCGAAAGAGTTATCTCTTTCATTCCCCCTGATGGAAACTTTCAGCTCATGTCGTATCACATAAGTGCGCAGAA CCTTGTAGCAATCCCAGTATATGTGAAGCAGAACATCAGTTTCTTTGAGACTGGATCTTCAGGAAGACTGGACATCACTGTGGGTCCTAAGCAGACCATGGGAAAGACTGTGGAGTGCTTGGTAGTGACCGTACACATGCCTAAAGTGGTTCTCAGTGCCAATCTCAACGCCACTCAGGGAACCTACAACTATGACCCCGTCACAAAG ATTTTGGTGTGGGACATAGGGAAACTTAACTCTCAAAAGCTTCCCAATCTGAAAGGAAGTCTAAGCCTGCAGTCTGGAGCTCCTAAACCAGAGGAGAACCCAAGTCTGAACATTGACCTGAAAATCCAGCAGTTAGCCATCTCAG